The Pyrodictium delaneyi genome contains a region encoding:
- a CDS encoding 4Fe-4S binding protein: MSLERFLGKKYPEAWEDAPIAGIVPWPGSTEEVDTSAWRTFKPVINQDKCIRCRLCWVYCPDGAILEVDEEYTNSKGRTFKISFKVDYAHCKGCGICAYECPVKAIDMVPEER, translated from the coding sequence GTGAGCCTCGAACGCTTCCTCGGGAAGAAGTACCCTGAGGCCTGGGAGGACGCTCCCATCGCCGGCATAGTCCCCTGGCCTGGCAGCACCGAAGAGGTTGACACTAGCGCTTGGAGGACCTTCAAGCCGGTCATCAACCAGGATAAGTGTATCCGTTGCAGGCTTTGCTGGGTCTACTGTCCAGACGGCGCGATACTAGAGGTAGACGAGGAGTACACAAACAGCAAGGGCCGCACATTCAAGATCAGTTTCAAGGTCGATTACGCCCACTGTAAGGGCTGTGGTATCTGCGCCTACGAGTGCCCCGTAAAGGCCATAGACATGGTTCCGGAGGAGAGGTGA
- a CDS encoding 2-oxoacid:acceptor oxidoreductase family protein: MPRVEIRFHGRGGQGAVTAAEVLAAAAISEGKYAMAFPEYGAERRGAPVLAFTRIDDKAILEREPILEPDIVVVLDSSLDPSIYMKGLRRDGLLVVNTKKKPEEVAELLRGRGLEPPRCIAVVDATGIALKHLGAPIVNTSMLGSLVRASKVVELDSLERSIEERFSERPRIAEANLRAVEEAYSSTEVVCL, encoded by the coding sequence ATGCCCCGTGTAGAGATTAGGTTTCATGGCCGTGGAGGCCAGGGTGCAGTCACGGCAGCTGAGGTTCTTGCAGCAGCCGCGATAAGCGAAGGCAAGTACGCTATGGCCTTTCCCGAGTATGGTGCAGAGCGCCGTGGTGCACCAGTGCTGGCGTTTACCCGTATTGACGACAAGGCGATACTCGAACGCGAGCCTATACTCGAGCCAGACATAGTGGTAGTTCTCGACTCGAGCCTAGATCCGAGCATATACATGAAGGGGCTCCGGCGCGACGGGCTACTCGTGGTAAACACGAAGAAGAAGCCGGAGGAGGTAGCCGAGCTCCTACGGGGCCGTGGGCTCGAGCCACCGCGCTGCATAGCCGTTGTAGACGCTACAGGCATAGCGCTGAAGCACCTAGGCGCCCCAATCGTGAACACGTCTATGCTCGGCAGCCTCGTTCGCGCCTCGAAGGTCGTAGAGCTCGACTCGCTCGAGCGTAGCATAGAGGAGCGTTTTAGCGAGAGGCCCCGCATAGCGGAGGCCAACCTACGCGCTGTAGAGGAGGCCTACTCCTCCACGGAGGTGGTCTGCCTGTGA